In the Desulforhopalus sp. genome, one interval contains:
- a CDS encoding MFS transporter has product MKDPRTYLDKEKMSRLQIIVVAITTLLNAIDGFDVLSISFAAPGIAKEWGTTQAALGIVMSMELIGMAIGSFILGGVADRIGRRRTLLGCLIVMTGGMLLVTTAANAVQLSIWRVLVGLGIGGILACVNAVVAEFSSVKRRGLCISIMVIGYPLGGTLGGMLASFLLQSHDWRAIFYFGAIITGICVPLVFFLVPESIHWLCQKQPKNALEKINTTLARMAFPPVTSLPEKETRVEKKSIGGIFSPSLATVTVLMTAAYFLHITTFYFILKWSPKIVADMGFAPSLAGGVLVWANLGGAIGGAIFGWLTTRIELKKLTIIIMLLTWVFVALFGRTTADLDQIKLLAACAGFFGNAGISGLYSLLAIAYPTEFRATGSGFVIGMGRAGAVISPILVGFLFQAGAGLPTVAMVMGLGSLLGGLVLAVFKLNRAA; this is encoded by the coding sequence ATGAAAGATCCCAGAACCTATCTTGATAAGGAAAAGATGAGCCGCCTGCAAATAATTGTAGTGGCCATCACCACTTTATTGAATGCCATCGACGGATTTGACGTCCTTTCCATCAGCTTTGCCGCGCCGGGCATTGCCAAGGAATGGGGCACGACGCAGGCAGCTCTGGGCATTGTCATGTCCATGGAACTCATCGGCATGGCCATCGGATCGTTTATTTTAGGAGGGGTGGCCGACCGCATCGGCAGACGGCGAACCCTTCTGGGCTGCCTGATTGTCATGACCGGCGGCATGCTCTTAGTCACCACGGCTGCCAATGCCGTTCAATTGTCGATCTGGCGGGTGCTTGTCGGCCTTGGCATCGGCGGCATCCTGGCCTGCGTCAATGCCGTGGTCGCCGAATTCTCCAGTGTCAAACGACGCGGTCTGTGCATATCGATCATGGTTATCGGCTATCCTCTGGGTGGGACATTGGGCGGCATGCTCGCCTCCTTCTTGCTCCAATCCCACGACTGGCGGGCAATATTTTACTTTGGCGCCATCATCACCGGTATTTGTGTGCCGCTGGTATTTTTTCTGGTACCGGAATCCATCCACTGGTTATGCCAAAAACAACCGAAAAATGCCCTGGAGAAGATCAATACCACCCTTGCCAGAATGGCATTTCCACCAGTTACGAGCCTTCCGGAAAAAGAGACTCGTGTGGAGAAAAAATCAATCGGCGGCATCTTCTCGCCATCGCTGGCAACCGTCACCGTGCTGATGACCGCCGCCTATTTCCTCCATATCACAACCTTTTACTTTATCCTGAAATGGTCGCCGAAGATCGTTGCCGATATGGGTTTTGCGCCTTCTCTTGCCGGCGGCGTCCTGGTGTGGGCGAATTTGGGCGGTGCCATCGGCGGTGCCATATTCGGCTGGCTGACTACCCGCATCGAGCTGAAAAAACTCACCATTATCATCATGCTGCTGACCTGGGTTTTTGTCGCCTTGTTCGGCCGGACCACGGCTGATCTTGACCAGATAAAACTGCTGGCAGCCTGCGCTGGATTTTTCGGAAATGCCGGTATCTCCGGGCTCTATTCCCTCCTGGCCATCGCCTATCCCACCGAGTTCAGGGCAACCGGATCAGGCTTTGTCATCGGCATGGGCCGGGCCGGGGCGGTAATCTCGCCGATATTGGTAGGTTTTCTCTTTCAGGCAGGCGCGGGATTGCCGACAGTCGCAATGGTCATGGGCCTGGGTTCGCTTCTGGGGGGCCTGGTTCTGGCTGTTTTTAAGCTGAATCGAGCAGCTTGA
- a CDS encoding cytochrome c3 family protein, with translation MKNKTLQKFLFSFSFLMFFAGGVYAADPAKMENSALGKLHADQGIDCAQCHENAKNPEPVAMEKCLSCHGETAKLAEKTANVKPHNPHENRHYGTEADCNLCHHQHKKSENFCLPCHSRFAFAVP, from the coding sequence ATGAAAAACAAAACTCTACAAAAGTTCTTGTTTTCCTTTTCATTTTTGATGTTTTTCGCAGGCGGTGTTTATGCCGCAGATCCGGCGAAAATGGAAAACAGTGCCTTAGGAAAATTGCATGCCGATCAGGGCATTGACTGTGCCCAATGTCACGAAAACGCCAAAAACCCCGAACCGGTAGCAATGGAAAAATGCCTGAGCTGCCATGGCGAGACGGCAAAACTCGCCGAGAAAACCGCTAACGTTAAACCGCACAACCCTCACGAGAATCGCCATTACGGCACGGAGGCCGATTGTAACCTGTGCCATCACCAGCACAAAAAATCGGAGAATTTCTGTCTGCCGTGTCATTCGCGGTTTGCTTTTGCAGTCCCTTGA
- a CDS encoding PEP-CTERM sorting domain-containing protein: MKKNNLSLLVLVVTILFMQVTSTVCFAMLTSYFVTAAKVGPISTGYFNDAWLNNIYIDPSVTNWIAWHDAPTPTEVGGVEYVGDYNNWLGVDDLLYVTITGPAGESTGLTLMDRNNAYGGYIGIQAVFYGSAADAPNVTRAVGSTWPPPMTIIDEAGLFNAFFDSAGAGLYSFHFQFYNQYSGSSYNPDFYILMDTESAPVPEPTAMLLIGTGLAGLLGLRFRKKKG, translated from the coding sequence ATGAAAAAAAATAATCTCTCACTGCTAGTATTGGTTGTAACGATTCTCTTTATGCAAGTAACGTCAACCGTATGCTTTGCAATGTTGACATCGTACTTTGTTACAGCTGCAAAGGTGGGGCCTATTTCAACTGGTTATTTTAACGACGCCTGGCTCAATAACATTTATATAGACCCTTCTGTTACAAACTGGATCGCTTGGCATGATGCTCCAACTCCAACTGAAGTTGGTGGAGTCGAATATGTGGGAGATTATAATAACTGGCTAGGTGTTGATGATCTGTTATATGTGACAATTACTGGCCCAGCAGGAGAAAGCACTGGCCTAACACTTATGGATCGAAATAATGCATACGGTGGATATATAGGTATACAAGCAGTATTTTACGGATCCGCGGCTGATGCACCGAATGTGACTCGCGCTGTGGGTAGTACATGGCCCCCACCGATGACAATCATTGATGAAGCCGGTCTTTTTAACGCATTCTTTGATTCAGCCGGAGCAGGCCTTTACTCATTTCATTTTCAGTTTTACAACCAATACTCTGGGTCTTCTTACAATCCTGACTTTTATATCTTGATGGACACAGAATCAGCTCCAGTTCCTGAACCAACCGCAATGTTGCTCATTGGAACCGGACTAGCAGGATTGCTAGGATTACGCTTCAGAAAAAAGAAGGGATGA
- a CDS encoding glycoside hydrolase family 75 protein: protein MTRLLGSITGEGFVCQILEDTDGRVHFVGDADIDADGANGQNGEQAAYRVDDSGSEALANGGMKLVDGKIVCAHAWARDIVILDDDNEPKVFPGGIIASMTWYRHPGKAATDHSAYVDAETVPYIVVPPLIVQRTAGIVRGCRARATYRGNSVECLVADRGPSSKVGEMSITAARALGIPPSPRHGGTSEPEVLYELWPGQAAPGYVLQPA, encoded by the coding sequence ATGACAAGACTGCTAGGCTCGATTACCGGAGAAGGGTTTGTCTGTCAAATACTGGAGGACACAGACGGCAGAGTCCATTTCGTTGGCGATGCCGATATCGATGCAGACGGCGCAAATGGTCAGAACGGTGAGCAGGCAGCTTACCGCGTCGATGATTCCGGATCTGAGGCGCTCGCCAATGGTGGAATGAAACTCGTTGACGGCAAGATCGTCTGCGCACACGCCTGGGCTCGAGACATTGTCATCCTGGATGACGACAACGAACCGAAAGTCTTCCCGGGCGGGATCATTGCGTCTATGACTTGGTATCGACACCCGGGCAAAGCAGCTACCGACCACTCCGCATATGTCGATGCGGAGACTGTGCCATATATCGTGGTTCCGCCACTGATCGTCCAACGAACTGCCGGAATTGTCAGAGGCTGCCGTGCCAGAGCAACCTATCGCGGAAACAGCGTCGAATGCCTTGTTGCAGACCGCGGCCCCAGCTCTAAAGTCGGCGAGATGAGCATTACTGCCGCGAGGGCATTGGGCATCCCGCCAAGCCCTCGCCACGGTGGCACCTCCGAACCAGAAGTTTTATACGAATTGTGGCCAGGCCAAGCGGCACCGGGCTATGTTCTGCAGCCTGCGTAA
- a CDS encoding methyltetrahydrofolate cobalamin methyltransferase, with translation MIIIGEKINGAIPAVAEAIAKKDGDFIKDLAKTQAEAGAHFIDVCASTDVAIELETMKWLIDLVQEATDTPIAVDSPSVEICAEAMKFCNKPGLVNSVSLEGNKIDLIFPLIADSKWQCVVLLSDDKGIPKSGEERLEVFAAIMEKAKEYKISPSRLHVDPLVEMLCTSEDGINMILEVIRKIKKQYPAIHVTGGASNISFNLPARKFVNQAFLVLAIGAGMDSAIINPLHKHMMGLIYAAEALAGLDEYCIEFIGGYRKGLFGPVK, from the coding sequence ATGATAATTATCGGCGAAAAAATAAACGGCGCCATTCCGGCCGTAGCAGAAGCAATTGCCAAAAAGGATGGCGACTTCATCAAGGATCTTGCCAAAACCCAGGCGGAGGCAGGGGCACATTTTATCGATGTCTGCGCATCGACGGATGTGGCGATCGAACTGGAAACCATGAAGTGGCTCATTGACCTTGTCCAGGAGGCAACCGACACCCCCATTGCCGTCGACAGCCCGAGCGTTGAGATCTGTGCCGAAGCTATGAAATTCTGCAATAAGCCCGGCCTGGTGAATTCGGTATCCCTGGAGGGCAATAAAATCGATTTGATTTTCCCCCTGATCGCCGACAGCAAGTGGCAATGCGTCGTCCTTCTCAGTGACGATAAAGGCATCCCGAAGAGTGGCGAAGAGCGGCTGGAGGTCTTTGCGGCAATCATGGAAAAGGCCAAGGAATACAAAATCAGCCCGTCGCGCCTGCATGTCGATCCGCTGGTGGAGATGCTCTGCACCTCCGAGGACGGCATAAACATGATTCTCGAGGTGATCAGGAAGATCAAGAAACAATATCCTGCCATCCACGTGACAGGCGGGGCAAGCAATATCTCCTTCAACCTGCCGGCCCGCAAGTTCGTCAATCAGGCTTTCCTGGTTCTGGCCATCGGCGCGGGAATGGACAGTGCCATTATCAATCCGCTGCACAAGCATATGATGGGTCTGATATATGCCGCTGAGGCCTTGGCCGGCCTGGATGAATACTGCATCGAGTTCATCGGCGGATACAGGAAGGGCCTATTTGGTCCGGTAAAATAA
- a CDS encoding sigma 54-interacting transcriptional regulator encodes MTRTDGNTEDHNAIDLSIALLIALLPPPISLNTLCTLTGDGPVEVLQKVEDLVKSGYLLKYKEKGAGYYYLADYKAAKKSLANIPQATVFRAAEQAIAGVFKNMPDGAQRWLNLAHIYQTSGLPLAHCHELVLAGHYCLDLNLPIDAAAYYRMALDGMATLELCPKDRQCFIDAAIGICTCRDSALPPEIQRKYLSRALQLVSSDKDPVLEIRLRVLIAKTFIKTSRSDEATGHLERAWQMLVNHEVPGDVRLQVALANSELLFWQGYVTKAIERYESVIGNHEELPSDVETLKSCIRLGWTYGVAGETARGVGLLKTVCRKAGELNAPDLDRHAKLILVLILGDAGRIDEGETILEEIFHTPEELLDQYFLWPGNGKRAYFAYCRGNYQKAFEYLSAAWENAKVLGTPHHRGPDNLEVMLGLEERGMVHPEWNFNSDIEHLLNWPDIYMQGVALRFRALAAYKRREPLTSIVADLQKSMALLTQAGAKIELAHAQILLARLRLGENNCGAAEKLLKEAWDTLAKVNPNLFPKDLKSSLDRASKHAFWVESLVNVGNALGSIRSRNELLSEIIMQAVRIAGAERGAIFLQQDKQLEMVASRNFETSDTSPEAFSYQRDLIEQVFQNGTEIVKEANMYGRADSTELHGPSAQTRRMPLGYTEYLSAVGWTGCFPIRLKTKVMGVIFMDGGPTRLQLPEDEISLLRIIANQAAIALQNLEAYEEIVDLKSTLEAEANYYREAFEPSLLKTPMIGRAGPFKQMLGLISQVAKSDTTVMITGETGVGKDLVAQAIHHNSNRASGPFIAVNVVSLSPELMASELFGHEKGSFTGATGSREGRFELASRGTLFLDDIDAFSLDIQAKMLRVLEAREFERVGGTHTIKTRFRLLAASNRNIEELVEKGLFRSDFYYRLNVFPIRVPALRERADDIPALARYFLEIFSKKFAKQFDRIAKKELELLMSYHWPGNIRELRHVIERAVLLSKNGRLHIPPLDTSPLRIAGKDETILPLREMEARHILSALARCRGKVTGKGGAAELLEIKPTTLHSMMLRLGIKRDAYKIG; translated from the coding sequence GTGACACGAACTGACGGCAACACCGAAGACCACAATGCTATTGATCTCTCCATTGCTCTGCTTATCGCCCTGCTGCCGCCGCCCATCTCCCTGAATACCCTGTGTACGCTCACCGGTGACGGGCCGGTCGAGGTGCTGCAGAAGGTTGAAGACCTGGTAAAATCCGGTTACCTTTTGAAATATAAGGAAAAAGGTGCTGGATATTATTATCTCGCTGATTATAAAGCGGCAAAAAAGTCTCTAGCCAACATCCCCCAGGCAACCGTGTTCAGGGCCGCCGAGCAGGCCATTGCCGGCGTTTTCAAGAATATGCCGGACGGTGCGCAAAGATGGCTGAATCTGGCGCATATCTACCAGACCTCCGGCCTGCCGCTGGCCCATTGCCATGAGCTGGTGCTGGCCGGTCACTATTGTTTAGATCTGAATCTGCCCATCGATGCCGCAGCCTATTACCGCATGGCCCTGGATGGTATGGCGACTCTCGAGCTTTGCCCGAAGGACCGGCAATGCTTTATCGATGCCGCCATCGGCATATGCACCTGCCGCGACAGCGCCCTACCTCCGGAAATCCAGAGAAAATATCTCAGCCGCGCTCTGCAGCTGGTTTCTTCCGATAAAGACCCGGTCCTGGAGATACGGTTGCGGGTCCTCATCGCCAAGACCTTCATTAAGACCTCCCGATCCGACGAAGCGACCGGGCACCTTGAACGGGCCTGGCAGATGCTCGTCAACCATGAGGTGCCGGGTGATGTCCGGCTGCAGGTGGCCTTGGCCAATTCCGAACTGCTTTTCTGGCAGGGCTATGTCACCAAAGCTATCGAACGGTACGAGTCGGTCATCGGCAATCATGAAGAATTGCCTTCCGACGTGGAAACCCTGAAAAGCTGCATACGGCTGGGATGGACCTACGGCGTTGCCGGCGAGACAGCCAGGGGGGTCGGACTGCTCAAGACGGTCTGCCGGAAGGCAGGGGAATTGAATGCCCCGGACCTTGATCGTCATGCCAAGCTCATCCTGGTGCTCATCCTCGGCGATGCCGGGAGGATCGATGAGGGCGAGACCATCCTGGAGGAAATCTTCCACACCCCCGAAGAATTGCTGGACCAGTATTTTCTTTGGCCAGGTAACGGCAAAAGGGCCTATTTTGCCTATTGCCGGGGTAATTACCAGAAGGCCTTCGAATATCTCAGTGCCGCTTGGGAGAATGCCAAGGTCCTGGGAACGCCGCACCACCGCGGACCGGACAACCTGGAGGTCATGCTCGGCCTCGAAGAACGGGGCATGGTCCATCCTGAATGGAATTTTAATTCAGATATCGAGCACTTGCTCAACTGGCCAGACATTTATATGCAGGGCGTGGCCTTGCGCTTCCGGGCGCTTGCCGCCTATAAAAGGAGAGAACCCCTGACTTCGATTGTGGCCGATCTGCAAAAAAGCATGGCGCTGTTGACCCAAGCCGGAGCGAAGATTGAATTAGCCCACGCCCAAATTCTTCTGGCCCGATTGCGCCTGGGTGAAAATAACTGTGGGGCCGCGGAAAAACTTTTGAAAGAGGCCTGGGACACCCTCGCCAAGGTGAACCCGAACCTTTTTCCCAAGGACCTCAAATCCTCCCTCGACCGGGCATCAAAACATGCCTTTTGGGTTGAGTCCCTCGTCAACGTCGGCAATGCCCTCGGTTCCATACGCAGCCGTAACGAGTTGCTCAGCGAGATTATCATGCAGGCCGTGCGCATCGCCGGGGCCGAGCGGGGTGCCATCTTCCTCCAGCAGGACAAGCAACTGGAAATGGTAGCCAGCCGTAACTTTGAGACCTCCGATACCTCCCCCGAGGCTTTTTCCTACCAAAGGGACCTCATCGAACAGGTCTTTCAAAACGGTACCGAAATTGTCAAAGAGGCCAACATGTACGGCCGGGCGGATAGCACAGAGTTGCACGGTCCGTCTGCCCAAACGCGCCGCATGCCCCTGGGGTATACCGAATATCTGAGCGCTGTCGGCTGGACCGGCTGCTTTCCCATCCGGCTGAAGACCAAGGTCATGGGTGTGATCTTCATGGATGGCGGGCCAACCCGGCTGCAGCTTCCGGAGGATGAGATATCCCTGCTGCGGATCATTGCCAATCAGGCGGCGATAGCCCTGCAAAATCTCGAGGCCTATGAAGAAATCGTCGATCTGAAAAGCACCCTGGAGGCGGAGGCCAATTACTACCGGGAGGCCTTTGAGCCGAGCCTGCTGAAAACTCCGATGATCGGCCGGGCTGGGCCGTTCAAACAGATGCTGGGTCTCATCAGCCAGGTTGCCAAATCGGATACAACGGTCATGATTACCGGCGAAACCGGGGTGGGCAAGGATCTGGTGGCACAGGCCATCCACCACAACAGTAACCGGGCTTCAGGGCCATTTATCGCGGTCAATGTCGTGTCACTCAGCCCGGAGCTCATGGCCAGCGAGCTCTTCGGCCATGAAAAGGGTTCTTTTACCGGAGCTACCGGATCACGGGAGGGCCGCTTTGAACTGGCCAGCCGGGGGACCCTGTTCCTCGATGATATCGATGCCTTTTCCCTCGATATTCAGGCGAAGATGCTGCGGGTTTTAGAGGCCAGGGAATTCGAACGGGTGGGCGGCACCCACACCATCAAGACCCGCTTCCGTCTCCTGGCGGCAAGCAACAGGAACATCGAAGAGCTGGTCGAGAAAGGTCTTTTCCGCTCCGACTTTTATTATCGCCTCAATGTCTTCCCCATACGCGTCCCCGCCCTGCGCGAACGTGCTGACGACATCCCGGCTTTAGCCCGCTATTTCCTGGAGATATTCAGCAAGAAATTTGCCAAGCAGTTTGACCGGATCGCCAAAAAAGAGCTGGAGCTGTTGATGAGCTACCATTGGCCCGGCAATATCCGCGAACTGCGGCACGTCATAGAGCGAGCGGTACTGCTCAGCAAAAACGGCCGGCTGCATATCCCGCCGCTCGATACCAGCCCGCTGCGGATTGCCGGCAAGGATGAAACGATCCTGCCGCTCCGGGAGATGGAGGCCCGGCATATCCTCAGTGCCCTGGCCAGATGCCGGGGAAAGGTCACCGGCAAAGGCGGCGCGGCGGAGCTCTTGGAGATCAAACCCACCACCCTCCATTCGATGATGCTTCGCCTGGGAATTAAAAGAGACGCCTATAAGATCGGCTAG
- a CDS encoding FAD-binding protein, producing MGKDTSMEQREVDRYTEEVLEHGISRRSFLSRTAIGAAGIGMLGLTGLVAKQAQAAPAEEALEFAKSSDGGATLNFMPKPKPIADKDIKTTLTFDVIVVGAGASGVPAALSAAENGAKVAVIQKHPMPVSQGNTGSGIDLATSDKAGIEALVAKLMNDNNHRCNPALLRQWAYNSGEAVKWVIDRAKQGGSPVVDQGSGPQFAIRKVNGYTLNYVTSFFGPKPYTTGDGMRALAKTAEKAGVQFFFNMPAQQLVQSKSGEVVGVIAKGRDGKYTKFLAKKGVILATGDYQNNEAMCNYFIPDIKHFGRKMMDRTGDGFAMAYWAGGVIEPIGHTKMLHDFDAGPASMCDMPFLAVNRQGKRFINETVEMSLFNNYLRDAANAGHYAQVFDSNYMTQAEGWPGKLVPPEGLKNYMPDDPSPKKGVFESQVNTHVADTLEELAKKLEITDPAAFVATVKRYNELVASGKDDDFGKPANRLVPVEKAPFYGIHRRVRVSTICSGMLVNENHQALDADGKGIKGLYLIGNLGGGFYGGVDYPLTVFGLSLGRCYTFGYLAGKHVAKL from the coding sequence ATGGGTAAAGACACTTCAATGGAACAAAGGGAAGTGGATCGCTATACCGAGGAGGTGCTCGAACACGGCATCTCGCGGCGCAGCTTTCTGTCACGCACCGCTATCGGTGCAGCAGGTATCGGGATGTTGGGGCTTACCGGACTTGTGGCCAAACAAGCACAAGCGGCTCCGGCGGAAGAAGCTCTTGAATTTGCCAAGAGTTCCGACGGCGGGGCAACGCTCAACTTCATGCCGAAGCCGAAACCAATTGCCGATAAGGATATCAAGACCACCTTGACCTTCGACGTGATTGTTGTCGGTGCCGGCGCCTCGGGCGTTCCGGCCGCCCTTTCCGCCGCCGAAAACGGTGCCAAGGTGGCGGTGATCCAGAAGCACCCCATGCCGGTTTCCCAGGGCAACACCGGCTCGGGCATCGATCTCGCAACGAGCGATAAGGCAGGGATTGAGGCGCTTGTCGCCAAACTGATGAACGACAACAACCACCGCTGCAACCCAGCACTGCTCAGGCAATGGGCCTACAACTCCGGTGAAGCTGTCAAGTGGGTCATCGACCGCGCCAAGCAGGGCGGCTCGCCGGTTGTCGATCAGGGGAGCGGGCCGCAGTTCGCTATCCGCAAGGTCAATGGCTACACCCTGAATTACGTCACCTCGTTCTTCGGACCAAAACCGTACACCACCGGCGACGGCATGCGCGCCCTGGCCAAGACCGCCGAGAAGGCTGGCGTTCAGTTCTTCTTCAACATGCCGGCACAGCAGCTGGTCCAGAGCAAATCCGGCGAAGTCGTCGGCGTCATTGCCAAGGGAAGGGATGGAAAATACACCAAGTTTCTTGCCAAGAAAGGGGTCATCCTGGCTACCGGTGATTACCAGAACAACGAGGCGATGTGCAACTACTTCATCCCCGATATCAAGCATTTCGGTCGGAAGATGATGGACCGCACCGGCGACGGTTTTGCCATGGCCTACTGGGCAGGCGGGGTCATCGAGCCGATCGGTCACACCAAGATGCTCCACGACTTTGATGCCGGACCGGCCTCGATGTGCGACATGCCGTTCTTGGCGGTCAATCGTCAGGGCAAGCGTTTTATCAATGAGACCGTCGAGATGTCGCTGTTCAACAACTACCTGCGCGATGCGGCCAACGCCGGCCATTATGCCCAGGTCTTCGACTCGAACTATATGACCCAGGCCGAAGGATGGCCCGGCAAACTGGTTCCGCCCGAAGGGCTGAAGAATTATATGCCCGATGACCCAAGCCCGAAAAAGGGCGTCTTCGAATCGCAAGTCAATACCCATGTGGCCGACACCCTCGAAGAACTCGCGAAAAAACTGGAGATTACCGACCCGGCAGCCTTTGTAGCCACCGTCAAACGCTACAATGAACTGGTCGCCTCCGGCAAGGACGACGACTTCGGCAAGCCCGCTAACCGGCTGGTGCCAGTCGAGAAGGCACCGTTCTACGGCATCCACCGCCGGGTTCGGGTGTCGACGATCTGCTCCGGCATGCTGGTCAACGAGAACCATCAGGCCCTCGACGCCGACGGTAAGGGCATCAAGGGTCTGTATCTGATCGGCAACCTCGGCGGCGGCTTCTACGGCGGCGTCGATTATCCGCTGACCGTTTTCGGTTTGTCGCTTGGCCGTTGTTATACCTTCGGCTATCTCGCCGGCAAGCATGTGGCGAAGTTGTAG
- a CDS encoding corrinoid protein: MSKIEDVRANVEIGKTKIVPVLVQEALDEGSSAGDILQAMVDGMGVVGDKFSSGEIFVPEMLIAAKAMAKGVEVLKPHLAGEASTSLGTCIIGTVQGDLHDIGKNLVAMMVESAGFTVIDLGVDVPAEKFINAVKENSPVNLVACSGLLSTTMPAMKATVAALKSCGLPGFKVLVGGAPVTQEFATEIGADAYAPDAGSAALKAKELVMAA, encoded by the coding sequence ATGTCGAAAATTGAAGATGTCAGGGCAAATGTAGAGATCGGCAAAACCAAAATCGTCCCCGTACTGGTACAGGAGGCCCTTGATGAAGGCAGCTCCGCCGGCGACATCCTGCAGGCCATGGTTGATGGCATGGGGGTCGTGGGCGACAAGTTCTCAAGCGGTGAAATCTTTGTGCCGGAGATGCTCATCGCCGCCAAGGCCATGGCCAAGGGCGTTGAGGTCCTCAAGCCACATCTGGCGGGTGAGGCATCCACCTCTCTCGGGACCTGTATCATCGGCACCGTGCAGGGCGATCTGCACGATATCGGCAAAAACCTGGTGGCCATGATGGTTGAGAGTGCCGGATTTACCGTGATTGATCTGGGGGTAGACGTCCCGGCGGAAAAATTCATCAATGCTGTCAAGGAAAACAGCCCTGTCAACCTGGTCGCCTGCTCTGGTCTGCTGTCTACCACCATGCCGGCGATGAAGGCGACCGTTGCCGCCCTGAAGTCCTGCGGACTGCCGGGCTTCAAGGTCCTGGTCGGCGGGGCCCCGGTCACCCAGGAATTTGCCACTGAGATCGGCGCCGATGCCTATGCCCCGGATGCCGGCAGCGCCGCGTTAAAGGCCAAAGAACTGGTAATGGCAGCATAA
- a CDS encoding DUF2238 domain-containing protein, which yields MKNLWICIFAAVFIWSGIFPKDRFTWFLEVVPAIIGVIVLAATYRTFRLTPLVYFLILVHCIILMVGGHYTYAEVPLFDYFKTLFGFTRNSYDKVGHFAQGFVPAMIARELLIRKQVVNGRSWLKFVIVSFCLAFSASYELVEWWVAAATGEGAEAFLGTQGYIWDTQSDMALALLGAIAALTLLGNWHDRQLRSVVRR from the coding sequence ATGAAAAATCTATGGATTTGTATCTTCGCCGCTGTCTTCATCTGGTCCGGAATTTTTCCAAAGGACCGGTTTACCTGGTTTCTCGAAGTCGTGCCGGCCATCATCGGGGTGATAGTGCTGGCCGCCACCTATCGAACCTTCCGCCTCACTCCGCTGGTTTATTTTCTGATCCTCGTCCACTGCATCATCCTCATGGTCGGCGGCCATTATACCTACGCGGAGGTGCCTCTTTTCGACTATTTCAAGACACTCTTCGGCTTCACCCGCAATAGCTACGACAAGGTCGGCCATTTTGCCCAGGGCTTTGTCCCGGCGATGATTGCCAGGGAACTGCTGATCCGTAAACAGGTGGTAAACGGCCGGAGTTGGTTGAAATTCGTCATCGTCTCATTCTGTCTTGCCTTTTCCGCCAGCTACGAGCTTGTTGAATGGTGGGTGGCTGCCGCTACCGGCGAGGGTGCCGAGGCCTTCCTCGGTACCCAGGGATATATCTGGGACACCCAGTCGGACATGGCTCTGGCCCTCCTTGGAGCGATCGCGGCGCTCACTCTACTTGGGAATTGGCATGACCGGCAGCTGCGCTCGGTGGTGCGAAGGTAA